The genome window TCCACACCAGCAAACAGAAAATCATGTTGTGCAGTACAACACTGCCGCCTGGTGACTCTTTGGATTCATAACACAATGAAGGACACAAAGTATGGTACATGTGTTTGGTTTGTTTTTGAGCACATCGGGCTTTCCTGAATGGTAAATCTGGGCAGAAGAGAGGACTGACCGATCACATCAGCTCCACTGTCCAGTCTTGACTGATTTGGCaactacagaaaaaaaacacaacagatTACACACAAGCCACATCAAAACAAATGCATGCTTCAAAACTGAAATCTAAAACCACTAAACCACTTTTGATCTAAAGATGTATGCTCATGTGCTTAAAATGACTTTCaaacacaaatataataagCCTACTTGCATACAAACTGCTTCATGAAACTAAATAGCATTTTTGTACATTGGCTAGATTTAATAGGTGCTCAGCATTTAACTACTTTAGTAGTAGTAAAAATTAAATCTGCAATCTAGGCAAAAGAAGCTCCAATTAAAGACTtacgttttcatttattttactaATTTACCCATTTAAAAAGCAGTTTAAGTGTAATTTTACAGAATGGATTGACGTCTAAGCTTGACAGTATTCATTTCATTAACAACAGCCTATAGGAAAACCGCATCCACTCCAAGCTGATGACATTATAGGAGGAATGCTACATACAAAGATGTTTCTTCCTGGAGCAGAGTTAAGAGGACCAGCCAAGGCCTGGTAGAAATCATGAGGTTTAGTAAAGAGAagctcctcctcctcctcaaaGTCCGCCAGAGTTTTTAACAGGTCTGGGGGCAGAAGAGGGGAGCTCTTGTTGTCCTAGTGAGAGACAAGGAACAACAGGGAAGAAAGAAgacagaggaagagagagaaaaacgACGTAAGATAAAGCAAAGCTTGTAAGAGCAGCAGCAAGTAAAGATCAGATCTATTCTCACCCTGATTTGTGCTACTTCAAACTACGTTTGTGTGGGACACAACTGCAGTAAATGAGATTTATATAACATAAAAAGACTCAGCAGGACTCTTTTCACATCTATCCTAAGATATCCTTCACTGCAGAAGTAAAGATGGAGAATGAGAAAAGACTGGAAAGAATGCACATCTCAGCAGAGATCAAGTTTCAATAAGATGGAAAGCGTGTGTAAATGATCTGCAGCAAAGACTGGAAAATCAAAACCATGACAATCAGTCATAAAAGATTACGGGGGGATAAAGGGAATGAAATCTAATCTTAATAATGTGCTGTGTACTAACTGCAGTATATAGTACTTTTCTTTTGTTTAAATAGTATGTGAAGCTGAATGTTTAATGCACCGTttagggcacctattatgcccatttCAACAAGGTTTAATAGTCTCAGGTGTGcacagaatgtgtctgtaaagtttcattttataataccccatagataatttattaaagcatgtccaaaatgccccatTTGGGAGGGAACAAAACCGCATTGTTTTCATGTgagtacctttaaatgcaaatgagctactgctcctTACTCCCTTACTTCTAATAGTATCTCACTTTTGAGATAGGGTGGACAGCGTACAACTCACTGATGGAAGAAACTATGGTGatgcaggactgtcagtcagtggcaGTGGGCGGGgatttatcagtgtgacatcacattgataagagaataAAAATGGCATGTCTAaagagactgctttggtttaatggggatttaaAAAGTTGGTGGATTTTTTCCATTGTAGGGTGGtggtgttcacacactgccaacacacatttatgtccaaagcgcatttttgcataataggtcCCCCTTAAAACATTTAGTGTAAAACGAGTAGTGTACTAGATCCAAGTCAGCCAAtgttcaagtttattttatgtttaatgtCAACTGTCCGCAAATTTGTTGTATACCAAACACTTGTAATGTAGTTGTATGCTaccctacaaaggcaaaagacCTTAACTCGCTAGAGtgtgaaactgagaaaaatgactttactaatgcaaataataaacgagGTCTTGAATGTCTTGAAAGTTACTGCCTtctgcctttgtagggcagtataccTCAAGGAtggttgtaaaaaaaatgcacactaAGAGCAGTATACACAGTAAACCTGCAGTAACAGtaaaatactgttaaaaaactGCAATATGACAgtattatatgaagagtttggttccaaaacgtgataaacgccatttaaaaaaaacacagttacagccaaaatcagtattgtatcaggtcagtattaaaaagtaaattctttatttttgaTGCCAAAtgatatccgccatgttattctgtcatcttttctcccaaaacgcgataaacggcagtcctccttttctgcagaatgcaataaatccactcaacaaatcacagcacaccattTCACGCATTGTAAAAACAATATGTCGGCGCACACGGCAAATCCTAgtttttcctcatctactttgtacttcgtgatcaataaacaaaaaaaacaaaatagtaattttgatgacattgataaacctgtggtgtttTTCTGCGGCGGAGAAGAAACgcaagccatcaaaatctaataactTACGCGAGAAGCACTTGGGCGAAGGAAAAAgaccggctgttgcttgttctcacatgacagcatcaagcttctgtcatgctaacacattgaccccaggggtcaaactttccattatttccattattattacaagtcaacgaaaatcgagcaggaccaaaacattttatagctgatcgctgtcaaaaaagttcaacgACGACGTCcaaaggatgacagcagcaatgacagtgttattaatatgacaaagttaagggggtcgcataccagccgcgcagctcagcgccgcgccgttttaaaaaaaatcaaacacattgttttctatgagtatacacacaccggcgccgccaggtggcgcctgtccctgctgcccagctttgactcaggaagttgctcaaattcCTGTCGCGCCatacagcgccactcacatagtttaacattaaataaaatcatatttgtcccaaatcattaacgattaacattggctgctaacgtataatttgcattttgaagtagacgctatctgacgaagatTGCGCTATTTCATGTGctcttccggtttacgatacctcagAGTTGTCCTAGACACGGCGCtaagctgcgcggccggtgttaGATCCCcttaagtgttttgattaatgccattaatgtttatttttaaatcagtgtataccactagtcaactaaatgaatataacatagcaaagatgaatgcacatttatatattgattaaatagatttatagcattttgaaaaaaaacttgtcatggatttattgcattttgctgaaaaaaataatcaggttttataataaatctttgaaaatcaaattatggatttgcatttttaatgttattataacctaaagatgctatgtgaatgctagtggttttcatcttgtcactttcttggtatagtaaacacgtttttaccaaaatgagtcaaaatggatttattgcgttttggaaccaaagtCTTCATATTCTATCCACAGCCTGAGGCATATCTTAAAGCTTGTAATGTACTTATAAAACTGTCTAAATAGAGAAAACTAACATGCTTACTTCATATTGAGGGCCTCTGGGCATGCTCTCCTGGTCAGGACAGAAGACTCCAGGCTGACGTTTGCCCATCCTGTCTCCCATTCCGCCCCTGCCCTCTCCTCCAATGTGGTACGAAGGCTCCCAGTAGAAATCCTGCACTTTGACCTCTGGAAACTTCATCTTCTTGTCCATGCTAGGTTGAGGAGGCTGCATGCTCATGGGATGTTCGAAGAGGTTCATGGGCTCCTGGGTGGGCATGAAGAAAGGCTGTTTGACTGGCATCTGCATGGGCATTTTCTGCATGCTGGGCTGATTTTGATGCTGGTTCCACATTTGACCAGCCTGTTCAGGCACCTGCATGTAAGGCTGCAAAGACGAAATAGAGAGAGACTATCAACAGCAGCATTCACCTTTCAAGCAGTCGCTATGGTAATCAACATGTGTTGAACCTCAGCATCACAAGAGCAAGTGAATAAACAAAACAACGCATTACCTGCTGCATGCTGTGATGATGTGGCGGGCTCTTGCCGAGCTGAGAGCTCTGCTTGGTGGGCGactgctgttgttgttgctgctgctgttgtACTTGTAGCTGAACAGACTGTTGCAAGGCCTGCTGGGATTGATGCGGAGGAGGAGGTTGCGTCTGCTGAGATTGAGGAGGACCCTGGTTTAGGGCTCCTGGGCCTGAAGGCCTCTGCTGGCTGTAGGGAATGTGTGAAGGTTTCCCAGGCTGCACCTGATTGGCAGACTGAGGATGGGAGGCGGTTTGGAGGAAGGGGGCGGGCACAGAGACGCCTGTGGGGAAGGTGAAGCCTGGGCTCACGGAGAATGCCACAGGAGGAGGAATCACATAAGCAGGTGGAGCAAAACCTGGAAGCACAAATACAGAAAGATCAATAAATGGATCGAGTGGTAATCGTAAATGGATGTCCACAGTGTGGTGCATGTCTGAACCTGGTCTGCTTGGCAAAGGGGGGAAAGCTCCTGGGTGGTGAATGGGAATAAACTGGGAAGATGTGGCTGGAGTCTGTGTGACTGGAGTCTTCCTTGCTTCAGACACTGGAGTCTTCCTCATCTCAGTCTGAGTCTTCACCTTCATTCAAAATAAAACAGGTTTGTGGTTAACACAATTATACCTTGAATGAAATCAGGACTAGTTTCCTGTGTGAACTAATCTGACCTGTTTCCCAGCATCTGTTGATTTCTCGTGACTGTTCTTCTTCACCTCACTCTTCCTCTTGCCCTCTTTCTTCTGTTCGTTCTTCCCTTGTGTTCCATTTCCTTTATTAAAGCCAGCTCGCTCCTTGCCTGCATCTCTCTGATGTTGGTTCCTGTTTTGCTCTCTGCTCTGCTCTCTGGGTTTGATGTTCTCTTTAAATGTGACCACGGGTCTTTCGCTGCCATCCAGGCCGCTGTTCTGGTTCTTCCCGGCTGACAGGACAGATTTTAGGCCTTGGGTGCTGTCGTTGGGTGTCTGCTCTCCGTTAGATGACTCCTGGAGTACAGGTGTGTCTTTCTCCTGTGGCTCCTCCACCACCATCTCGGGGATATCAGTGATGAAGAGCACGAGGGCGTCATTGATGCGACACTGGATCAACCTGTTGGAGTAACAATGACTTGTGAACATTCTTTGAGACACATACTGTAAACAAAGGCTGGGAAAGTGCCTGTTCCCTATTAATAATATtatgcttaaaggaaaacaccactgtccttcaacattttactatgtttttacctcaacttagactaattaatacatacccatctttaTTCAaagcgtgcacttaatctttgttcagcgcgacgtgaatgtgttagcatttagcctagccccattcattccttaggatccaaacaggaatgaatttagaagccaccaaacacttccatgttttccctttttaaagactgttacataagtagttacacgaataagtttggtggcacaaaataaaacgtggcgattttttaagcagatgaGAACTATATTGAATCGCAGATGAGTACATAgcttgcagcactttgacctcgggcgcagtaatattgacggaagtttgagcgagagggggagtagtcaggagcgATGATATTACTGCGCgccgaggttgaagtgctgcaaactaagtactcttccaccatacaatatagtgctcattttttattaacttaaaaatcggcacgttttattttgtgccaccatacttagttactcgtgtaactactcatgtaacagtcttaaataggaaaaaaaaggaagtgtttggtggcttctaaattcatctctgtttggatcctaaggaatgaatggggctaggttaaatgctaacacattcacaatgcactgtagaaagattaagtgcacgcattgaagaAAGATAGTCATGTTTTGATTTGTcgaagttgaggtaagaacatagtaaaatatttaaaaagggtggtgttttcctttaacctaTAACATTGTAGGTTGTATATTGTAAAATGTACACACCTCTTAAATCTGTAAAGATGcttataaagtaaaaaaatatgaaagaaaCCAGCAGTAAAATTAAAAGAGAAACCAAAGACTCACCGTGGCTCGTTGTCAGCCACCCACTTGCCCAGGCTGACGAGTCTCTGGTGTCGAGCATGAATCAACAGGCTCTCCTTGCCAACAACGACACCCTGGTGTCCTTTAGAGAAGTCTAGCATCCTGAAACATTCACGAATTAAAGTCTTAGTATATCCAATACAGCCATTAAAAGTACAATAATggaaagaaattaaaacattcaGGGAGGGTTACCGTAAAGCAGGACGAAGGGCCAGAAAGCCTTGCAGCTCAAACTCTTCAGGCAGAGGAATTACtgtgaaaaacatcaacaatcTATCATGATGTCTTAAGCTACCACAgcccaaaaatattttaattgtaagCTTGTTATGCGTGATACCTGATGCGTTCGACACATCCTCCTCCTTGGGCTGAAAGCTGTTTAGAATGGACACCAGCCACGGCCAGATGCTGTGAGACGCCaaagatgtgttattttaacagtgTTCAGTACCTCAAAGTTCAGGCACaggtttaattattttaaaacattattatgaCATAATACACCATTTTTGTGGGGAAAGTATAGGCATTTTTGATAAGTTGGAAATCTACCGTATTTACTGGAcaataagtcacacttttttcataatttggctggtcctgcggcttctagtcaggtgcgacttgtaagtcagtacaaattaattttgacatatatgaaccaagagacaacattaccgccAACAGCTGCGaaagtccgctatatgctgctcctgtatttatgtaattcaatggattcagtgatgtgaaATGATGAGCCAGTGAACTTGATGCGCGTTGGCTTGTTCTGttcatttagcctattcagccttccaggtatgttcagtatgctattgtgtatcgtgtaaataactgtttgtaTTACATTAATGTAcggacatctattcagcctgctgttctgtgcgctattgtttatttaaataacttGCCTTACCAGATTAAATATCTGTTCTtaggcttggattttgtgaaataattttctaaataaatgtgacGTGTAGTCCATTGTGacttaaatatgtttttgattgatgcgacttatagtccggaaaatacagtatgtgttgTCAAAAGGGACGTCAAAGTACCAAGACTTCTGTTGCTAAAGTAAGTCTGAAATTCTGGTATTGTGCACAGTGTAAATTAAAGTGAGTCGGTCTTCAAAGACACACCAGTGTATAACCACAAGCTTCCCatcaaatacaaacacactgGTAATGCAAACTCAGCCATTTTAAAACCCATAATTTTGAAACTGAACCTTTGTTGTGAAGGGAAAAAGAAAGAAGTCTGTCTTACTACTGTCGCTTGTCTACGGCACTTTCGCTCAATACGTTGGGTCGAAGCCTCAACCAATCCAATGACACTTTGATGGCAGGAAGCGGGCACTCCCCCATGATCTCCTCTCGGTTCTTATTAAGTAAAGCCCGGCTTAGCATCCCTCCAAGGAAAGACACTAGAGGCAATACAATAATATTATAACTATTGCTTGTGAGATATTTCTTTAATATAATCACTGCTGAGATATCGGTAACAGAGCAACGCATACTGAAGAGGCCAAGGAGCTGGATCCAGCTGATCTGCTCATCCGAGCTGTAGCTCTGCTCATCGGCCTCATTCCCGAAGTCCCGGAGATGGTGCAGTTCAAAGAGGTTTATCACCGTGATGTGGACCAGCTGCTGGGAGCTGAAGGCTTTCTGGAGAATCAGTCTCTGTGAAACAATTCGTTAACAGGCAATGTTATAGAAACTTACGGAAGGATAATCTGTCAAGTTCACGTTTAAGTTAACTTTTGGTTCGAGTCATCTGGTGTTTTTGGCCATACCTGGAACTGTTCCTCCAGCTTCTCTCTCAGGGTGTTGAGCTTGTCCAGGCTTTTGCACAGATAAACGTGGCCATGGAACTTGATGAAAGCTTTGATAAAATCAGACACGCTCCATTTTGTTTTTACCTCATCCCGGCTAAGGGTTAAAAAGAAACATTATCATTCAATTTCCAGGGGACAtcatttaaactcattttaaaaagagccaatactataaataaagcaaaattAGATAATCCTGTACTAAGAGGGGCGTAAATCTGTTATATATGTATGCAAGCCCATTCTGAATATTGTCTGACCTCTCAAGCGCCTTAGAAAGAGCTTTCTGCAGGTTTGTGGATGCAGCAGGAAAGGGGAATTTGACAGCAATGCTCCTGCAGTAGTAAAAGATTGTTGTGAGGTGATCTCCTTTGGAGGAAGCCAGTATGGCCAGTTGATTGTAAGGTTGTCCTAAAAGTTAAAGGGAAAACGCATTAGGTTGATCTTGTAAGTAGTATGTTTATGGATGTGTGACGTGCATAAATATACAAACCATTAGAGGGAACAAGTTGAGCTGCATGTCTGTAGTACGACTCAGCCTGACTGGTCTGGTTGCGGTATCGTGCTGTGAAATAACAAATAAACTATAAGCATTGAAATtctaacataatttaaattttccatgctatctatccatccataaTTATATTAGGATGTTAATACTAATCTGTGCAAGCTCACCAATATCTCCAAGATGGACCAGACAGTGTTGGCAGATGTAGGAACAGGAGCTGGGCTGGGGCTTCACTATGGCGCTGGTGCTGCTTTGCTTATTGCTGATGATGCCAAGCTGTGATGACTTCACACGGCAAGGCAGGTCCACATTAAACACCGTGCACAGCTCCTGCAACAGCTGAACAGAACCAGAAAGACATAATTATACTCTGAATCAAACACTGttattcaaaatgaaataacaaTGACATGACAATTGAAGACACAAGGCacgtctgtgtctgttttataCACTGTCAGCACTTACTTGTGTATAGAATCCACTAGCTGCCTCAAGAAACAGAGAGAGATTGGCCTGCACTTCACTTCGATTTGGGTTGGCCCTGTTTTTAGCTTGACTCTGTAGTGTTGTTATTTGATTCTTAAAAGCATGGTTCCAGCTGGAAGGACAACAAAATGATACTTTCAATATGATACATAAATCAAGCAGATGTAAACATGCACTTAATGAACTGCTTTGGCATTTGCAGGTATCTGATACACATAATGCATATGAATCAACGTGTATTATTAGTGTTCTTACAGATCTTGTTCCACTTTTTTGTCCAGGGCGTACTCCAGGTCCGTAACCAGCATCTTCTGGTACAAGTCCTGAAGAGCCTGTCGTGACGTCCAGACCTCCGCCGCACCAAGCTTTGAATCTACATGACACATGGAGAGGAACATGTTACACGGCTAAATCTCCAGTCTGTGTCTATCGGTGCATTTCAGGTCCTTTGGAGAAAGAGCCGCATGTCTTAGTAACCACATTTAATGCCATGGTTACTAGCGTGACAAATATAAAACAGCTATAGACTCcaagcaagcttataaatcacataagtaattatttaaataatatctaAATTCTGATTGGTGGTGTTGTTATTATATGCAAAGAAACAAAGGAAATATTTTAAGTAGGATTGTTTTTAAGTGCACTTAACAAAAGATATATTGTCAGAACATACCTGTCATGTCAGCCTTCAGGGCCTCTGCCTGCCTGCTCAGAAAAAGAGATGTATGGGTTAATAATATTGCAcgacaaaaaaaaatgtgttcacAATTAATCATTTCAAGGGCTGTGCGATATTGACGAAAATCGTATCATGGTAAATTTATATGATACACCTCTATATTTTCTACAAAattgaataaatgtttacatgcaagtcaAAGCCTCATGTTAGATGTCACAgtcacatttattaaaaaagcatATGGTAAAAATGAAATTTTAAGGGTTAATTATCCCTGTTTAAAAATACACAGCTGCACAACATTGCACACTTACATTTGACCTCAGTGTACAGTACTGGCATAGGGTCATATCAGACCGACCGTACCATACAAACACATGATATTACCAAAACTCAATATACTGCCCAGACCTATTTCACAGCCACTTTTCTTTTTCTGATGAGGAACATCAGAAGCAACTTAACTTACAAGAGCAAACAACACCCTTGGTGCCTACAATGCCAAGTTTAAATAGTATGCTGACGAAAAGCTAAAGTCAATGAAAAACAAGTAGagattaaagctgcaagcagcgatggaagggccctcgcacgcatgtgcaccgccaccctatggacttagtaaagcagtgaaccagggggatatgaatttaagtgggtaaatataggtgcattttcaaaatagttttgatgtgccacacctcctgtgtgcagcaggtggcgctatgactgtaactgattattgttatattgatgtgttcaggccaggaaaTTTGTAAAACATATAAAGTCTGTGAAAGCTTGGGCaatgtctgagttacaacagctttctaatggtgaaacatcaaactttgccaggccgccactgACACGCCCTTTAACAAAAATTccagatcttcgcaatttatcattgtgaaatccttaagttcagactgaccaaatatgatgatgatctgaataaaTTTCTACAAGCAGTAATTCACAgggtaaaacatggcatttcctgctgccagcaggtggcgctgtaacttttactgaatattgccatgttgatgtgtacAGACACTTATTAAACAAGTGAAGAATGGGTCAGATTGGACTTTTAAAGCCTgcgttagaacaacttcctatTTCTTTGCGAAACACAGAATTTTGACAGGCAACCACGGACACAACCTTGATTGAAAcgtcaagatctctgcaatttagcatcgcaaaggcatTTACATGACACAGCCCAGATATGGTGATGatctgattaaatctctaggagaagtttgttaaaaaatgaagtctggaaatgacaaaatttgcactcaaatttcagagaaaattcaaaatggc of Misgurnus anguillicaudatus chromosome 2, ASM2758022v2, whole genome shotgun sequence contains these proteins:
- the smg7 gene encoding nonsense-mediated mRNA decay factor SMG7 isoform X2, with the translated sequence MNLCAQYLRQAEALKADMTDSKLGAAEVWTSRQALQDLYQKMLVTDLEYALDKKVEQDLWNHAFKNQITTLQSQAKNRANPNRSEVQANLSLFLEAASGFYTQLLQELCTVFNVDLPCRVKSSQLGIISNKQSSTSAIVKPQPSSCSYICQHCLVHLGDIARYRNQTSQAESYYRHAAQLVPSNGQPYNQLAILASSKGDHLTTIFYYCRSIAVKFPFPAASTNLQKALSKALESRDEVKTKWSVSDFIKAFIKFHGHVYLCKSLDKLNTLREKLEEQFQRLILQKAFSSQQLVHITVINLFELHHLRDFGNEADEQSYSSDEQISWIQLLGLFMSFLGGMLSRALLNKNREEIMGECPLPAIKVSLDWLRLRPNVLSESAVDKRQYIWPWLVSILNSFQPKEEDVSNASVIPLPEEFELQGFLALRPALRMLDFSKGHQGVVVGKESLLIHARHQRLVSLGKWVADNEPRLIQCRINDALVLFITDIPEMVVEEPQEKDTPVLQESSNGEQTPNDSTQGLKSVLSAGKNQNSGLDGSERPVVTFKENIKPREQSREQNRNQHQRDAGKERAGFNKGNGTQGKNEQKKEGKRKSEVKKNSHEKSTDAGKQVKTQTEMRKTPVSEARKTPVTQTPATSSQFIPIHHPGAFPPLPSRPGFAPPAYVIPPPVAFSVSPGFTFPTGVSVPAPFLQTASHPQSANQVQPGKPSHIPYSQQRPSGPGALNQGPPQSQQTQPPPPHQSQQALQQSVQLQVQQQQQQQQQSPTKQSSQLGKSPPHHHSMQQPYMQVPEQAGQMWNQHQNQPSMQKMPMQMPVKQPFFMPTQEPMNLFEHPMSMQPPQPSMDKKMKFPEVKVQDFYWEPSYHIGGEGRGGMGDRMGKRQPGVFCPDQESMPRGPQYELPNQSRLDSGADVIGQSSLLPRFTIQESSYQNNSIFSEAYGKNMAPTSKPDAPMMHQEPSLYSLFEGTPWSPSLPASSDHSTPASQSPHSSNPSSLPSSPPTHSHSSLPFSNFGPIGTPDSRDRRVTDRWKTDKTGVSGFGLDYLPSASSTSSVPETNSWHQGAPTNSWAAQDMQMEDSSTVLLDSFKSIWSSSMMQPGPSALEQLLMQQKQKQQRGHGNMNPPH
- the smg7 gene encoding nonsense-mediated mRNA decay factor SMG7 isoform X1 translates to MNLCAQYLRQAEALKADMTDSKLGAAEVWTSRQALQDLYQKMLVTDLEYALDKKVEQDLWNHAFKNQITTLQSQAKNRANPNRSEVQANLSLFLEAASGFYTQLLQELCTVFNVDLPCRVKSSQLGIISNKQSSTSAIVKPQPSSCSYICQHCLVHLGDIARYRNQTSQAESYYRHAAQLVPSNGQPYNQLAILASSKGDHLTTIFYYCRSIAVKFPFPAASTNLQKALSKALESRDEVKTKWSVSDFIKAFIKFHGHVYLCKSLDKLNTLREKLEEQFQRLILQKAFSSQQLVHITVINLFELHHLRDFGNEADEQSYSSDEQISWIQLLGLFMSFLGGMLSRALLNKNREEIMGECPLPAIKVSLDWLRLRPNVLSESAVDKRQYIWPWLVSILNSFQPKEEDVSNASVIPLPEEFELQGFLALRPALRMLDFSKGHQGVVVGKESLLIHARHQRLVSLGKWVADNEPRLIQCRINDALVLFITDIPEMVVEEPQEKDTPVLQESSNGEQTPNDSTQGLKSVLSAGKNQNSGLDGSERPVVTFKENIKPREQSREQNRNQHQRDAGKERAGFNKGNGTQGKNEQKKEGKRKSEVKKNSHEKSTDAGKQVKTQTEMRKTPVSEARKTPVTQTPATSSQFIPIHHPGAFPPLPSRPGFAPPAYVIPPPVAFSVSPGFTFPTGVSVPAPFLQTASHPQSANQVQPGKPSHIPYSQQRPSGPGALNQGPPQSQQTQPPPPHQSQQALQQSVQLQVQQQQQQQQQSPTKQSSQLGKSPPHHHSMQQPYMQVPEQAGQMWNQHQNQPSMQKMPMQMPVKQPFFMPTQEPMNLFEHPMSMQPPQPSMDKKMKFPEVKVQDFYWEPSYHIGGEGRGGMGDRMGKRQPGVFCPDQESMPRGPQYEDNKSSPLLPPDLLKTLADFEEEEELLFTKPHDFYQALAGPLNSAPGRNIFLPNQSRLDSGADVIGQSSLLPRFTIQESSYQNNSIFSEAYGKNMAPTSKPDAPMMHQEPSLYSLFEGTPWSPSLPASSDHSTPASQSPHSSNPSSLPSSPPTHSHSSLPFSNFGPIGTPDSRDRRVTDRWKTDKTGVSGFGLDYLPSASSTSSVPETNSWHQGAPTNSWAAQDMQMEDSSTVLLDSFKSIWSSSMMQPGPSALEQLLMQQKQKQQRGHGNMNPPH